The following proteins are encoded in a genomic region of Chloracidobacterium sp.:
- a CDS encoding Smr/MutS family protein, translated as MAENRTDSGEEPFEIEITDSLDLHSFHPSEVRAVVEAYLIEAHKKGFKIVRIIHGKGIGVQREIVRNVLAETHFVSEFKNAPEFSGSWGATIAHLEV; from the coding sequence GTGGCTGAGAATAGAACCGATAGTGGTGAGGAGCCTTTTGAGATCGAGATAACCGATTCGCTCGATCTCCATTCATTCCATCCTAGTGAGGTTCGGGCGGTTGTCGAAGCCTATCTGATCGAGGCTCACAAGAAAGGGTTCAAAATAGTCCGGATCATTCATGGAAAGGGCATTGGTGTGCAGCGTGAGATCGTGCGTAATGTGCTTGCTGAAACGCACTTTGTAAGCGAGTTCAAGAATGCGCCGGAGTTCTCAGGCAGTTGGGGAGCCACGATCGCACATCTTGAGGTTTGA
- a CDS encoding dienelactone hydrolase family protein, whose protein sequence is MKEDIINSIPDAPALNRREFLVTTILAAGIYGAAVEPIAAQTKITTDGKGLVAGEVKIPVADGLMPAYRAMPDKKGGKFPIVIVIHEIFGVNEWIQDVCRRFAKLGCMAVAPALYARQGEVKDLRDPREINMKIFSQMPDTQSLADIDSAVKWAGKNGGKEKKLSITGFCWGGRTVWMYAAHNPKVKAGAAWYGRVVPTPNSPVNKAQPTTPMDHVKELKVPVIGFFGGHDKGISLDGVGRFENELAKYGSGSEIVIYPNAEHGFHADYRASYNKEASEDAWAKLRSWFKNHGAF, encoded by the coding sequence ATGAAGGAAGATATAATCAACTCGATACCGGATGCTCCGGCCTTAAACAGAAGGGAATTTTTGGTTACAACGATACTTGCGGCGGGCATTTACGGCGCCGCCGTCGAACCGATAGCCGCACAGACCAAGATCACGACCGATGGCAAGGGCCTTGTTGCCGGCGAAGTGAAAATTCCGGTCGCCGACGGACTGATGCCCGCGTATCGTGCAATGCCTGATAAGAAGGGCGGCAAATTCCCGATCGTGATCGTTATTCATGAGATCTTCGGCGTCAACGAGTGGATACAGGATGTCTGCCGCCGCTTTGCGAAACTCGGTTGCATGGCAGTCGCACCGGCATTATACGCTCGTCAAGGCGAGGTCAAGGATCTTCGGGACCCGCGTGAGATCAATATGAAGATCTTCTCGCAGATGCCTGACACACAGTCGCTGGCCGACATCGACTCGGCAGTAAAATGGGCAGGCAAGAACGGCGGAAAGGAAAAAAAACTCTCGATAACAGGTTTCTGCTGGGGCGGAAGAACAGTATGGATGTATGCTGCTCATAACCCAAAGGTCAAAGCCGGAGCCGCTTGGTACGGCCGCGTCGTGCCGACTCCGAATTCGCCTGTGAATAAAGCGCAGCCGACCACACCTATGGATCATGTTAAGGAATTGAAGGTGCCGGTCATCGGCTTTTTCGGAGGCCATGATAAAGGAATATCGCTTGACGGTGTCGGGCGTTTCGAGAACGAACTGGCGAAATACGGCTCAGGCTCCGAGATCGTGATCTATCCGAACGCTGAACACGGCTTTCATGCGGACTATCGCGCAAGTTATAACAAAGAAGCATCGGAGGATGCTTGGGCTAAACTCCGATCGTGGTTCAAGAACCACGGTGCATTCTAA
- a CDS encoding carboxypeptidase regulatory-like domain-containing protein, with translation MRKVLISIFLLLPLVAVGYGQDTGGVKGKVRTSSGGGIAGASVTARQDGKDIRSATSDKKGDFVLDGLRPGLYNLVFEAAGYSNGVLYNVEVKKKKVADLGDRLMLTVDRGTQVLVHTSVFYSDGTSITAAKVELFNVNSDGTTRRLATGTTNISGEYTFHLKEGTAKLRITASANGVSASKDIDVSEAAIYRLAISLNTTRR, from the coding sequence ATGCGTAAAGTCCTGATCTCGATCTTTCTGCTCCTGCCGCTTGTAGCCGTCGGCTACGGACAGGATACAGGCGGTGTAAAAGGCAAGGTGCGTACCTCGTCCGGAGGCGGCATTGCCGGTGCAAGTGTTACCGCGCGCCAAGACGGCAAGGATATTCGCTCGGCAACCTCAGATAAGAAAGGCGATTTTGTACTGGATGGGCTTCGGCCGGGCCTTTATAATCTCGTCTTCGAGGCGGCCGGCTATTCTAACGGAGTGCTCTACAATGTCGAGGTCAAAAAGAAAAAAGTGGCCGACCTTGGCGATCGTTTAATGCTGACCGTCGATCGCGGTACGCAGGTGCTCGTCCATACAAGCGTCTTTTATTCGGACGGCACGAGCATTACTGCTGCAAAGGTTGAATTGTTCAATGTCAATTCGGACGGAACGACTCGGAGGTTGGCGACCGGAACGACCAATATCAGCGGCGAATATACGTTCCACTTGAAGGAAGGAACCGCGAAACTACGCATAACCGCATCGGCTAACGGCGTTTCTGCTTCGAAAGATATCGACGTAAGCGAGGCGGCCATTTATCGCCTCGCCATTTCCCTGAATACAACACGCCGCTGA
- a CDS encoding GDP-mannose 4,6-dehydratase: MRILITGGAGFIGSHLADRLLDEGHEVTVIDDLSTGRYANISHLEGHPRFELIIDTVLNDKLMERLIRDTDRVFHMASAVGVRLIMEQPVKTINTIFHGTDVILKFCSRYRKRVLVPSTSEVYGKGVSVPFNENDDLLTGATDKHRWAYACAKTLDEFLALAHWKETQLPVVVVRLFNTVGPRQTGQYGMVVPRFVRAALHNEPIEVHGDGTQSRCFGHVADVVDGLVKLLETPECFGQVINLGNNEEVSILDLAKRAIEYAGSTSAIEFIPYEQVYGEGFEDMARRVPDLQKAKRLIGYQPTRTLNDIINDVAAGFGGSAAKQRQNA; encoded by the coding sequence ATGAGAATACTAATAACCGGCGGTGCCGGATTTATCGGAAGCCATTTGGCAGACAGGCTCCTCGACGAAGGGCACGAAGTAACCGTCATCGATGACCTTTCTACGGGACGGTATGCCAACATCTCTCACCTCGAGGGTCATCCGCGCTTTGAACTTATCATCGACACGGTGCTGAATGACAAGTTGATGGAGCGTCTCATTCGTGATACTGACCGCGTCTTTCACATGGCAAGCGCGGTCGGCGTACGGCTGATAATGGAGCAGCCCGTAAAGACGATAAACACGATCTTTCACGGAACGGACGTTATTCTGAAATTCTGTTCACGTTACCGCAAACGTGTCCTGGTGCCAAGCACGTCAGAGGTTTACGGAAAAGGCGTCTCGGTACCTTTTAACGAGAACGATGACCTGTTGACCGGCGCGACGGACAAACATCGCTGGGCTTACGCTTGTGCTAAAACATTGGACGAATTTCTCGCCCTTGCCCACTGGAAAGAAACACAGCTGCCGGTCGTCGTCGTTCGCCTTTTCAACACTGTCGGACCGCGACAAACGGGACAATACGGAATGGTCGTTCCAAGATTCGTGCGGGCCGCTCTCCACAACGAACCAATCGAAGTACACGGCGACGGAACGCAGTCGCGATGTTTCGGCCATGTGGCTGATGTCGTTGACGGTCTGGTGAAATTACTGGAAACCCCAGAATGCTTCGGCCAGGTGATCAACCTCGGCAATAATGAAGAAGTTTCGATCCTCGATCTTGCAAAGCGCGCCATTGAATATGCCGGCAGCACAAGCGCCATCGAGTTCATCCCATATGAGCAGGTTTACGGCGAGGGTTTTGAGGATATGGCGCGCCGCGTCCCCGATCTTCAGAAGGCAAAACGATTGATCGGTTACCAGCCAACCCGAACCCTGAATGACATCATCAATGATGTTGCTGCCGGATTTGGAGGAAGTGCCGCGAAGCAAAGACAAAATGCGTAA
- a CDS encoding HAMP domain-containing protein: MNFLYTFRGRLLLILALLLIATLGIQYYLNLVAQRENIDLREAQTRALVAGVALGSNGITSSDYMSDIVDRDGQTFFDRDARKRIKDVIIIDNKWQIRDSLDPQLAPRMENGTAVYRKLSELTDLPRLIEADRLGPDIASFPNHGVGSDISDDEAHAIPVNTTTDGRWYIIVLLKNDRSQAAWQAARPLVYTLGILLVSSLITFLLVWRFTAPITDLSDAARRVANGDLSVRVRTGRRNELGILAGNFNEMTAELERKRNIETQLQQAEKSAVVGRLGSAIAHEIRNPLNYINLTLDHLRNKYSPADPDKNAEFQKLTSQLKGEVARINRQISDFLAYSRPVNADLKPIKARDAIAESLRLIGPQADENNVTVGVIEHEGVPNILGDVEFLRSVFNNLLVNAVQAIGNNGGYISIKISAEDQSRFVDFEVADNGPGIAKEDIAKIFEPYFSTKETGTGLGLAIAQKVVEMHGGTIEVEQAESGGTKFIVRLLKENQSKN; this comes from the coding sequence ATGAATTTTCTTTATACATTCAGAGGAAGGCTTCTGCTTATCTTGGCTTTGCTTCTGATCGCAACACTGGGCATCCAATATTATCTGAATCTTGTTGCGCAGCGTGAGAACATCGACCTGCGTGAAGCCCAAACACGAGCCCTGGTTGCAGGTGTGGCACTCGGCTCTAACGGCATCACATCAAGCGACTATATGTCCGACATCGTCGATCGTGACGGCCAGACCTTCTTCGATCGTGATGCCCGCAAGCGTATCAAGGATGTAATAATAATTGATAACAAGTGGCAGATACGCGACAGCCTCGACCCGCAACTTGCACCGCGAATGGAGAACGGCACGGCCGTTTACAGAAAACTCTCAGAGCTGACTGACCTGCCGCGTTTGATCGAAGCCGACCGGCTCGGCCCTGATATTGCATCCTTTCCCAATCACGGTGTCGGAAGCGATATCAGCGATGATGAGGCTCATGCGATCCCGGTAAACACAACGACCGACGGACGCTGGTACATCATCGTTCTGCTAAAGAATGACCGAAGCCAAGCTGCATGGCAGGCAGCGCGTCCGCTTGTTTATACGCTGGGGATCCTCCTCGTCTCATCGCTGATCACTTTCCTGCTCGTGTGGAGATTTACTGCACCGATCACGGATCTGTCCGATGCCGCAAGACGCGTAGCAAATGGTGACCTCTCAGTAAGGGTGAGGACGGGCCGCCGCAACGAGCTTGGCATCCTAGCAGGCAATTTCAATGAAATGACGGCCGAACTTGAGCGAAAGCGCAATATCGAGACACAGCTTCAGCAAGCCGAGAAATCCGCCGTTGTCGGACGGCTGGGGTCTGCGATCGCTCACGAGATACGCAACCCGCTAAACTACATTAACCTGACCCTCGATCACCTTCGGAACAAATACAGCCCCGCCGATCCGGACAAGAATGCCGAATTCCAGAAACTCACGTCGCAGCTAAAGGGCGAGGTTGCAAGGATTAATCGGCAGATATCTGATTTCTTGGCATATTCGCGTCCGGTCAACGCCGATCTGAAACCCATTAAGGCGCGTGACGCGATAGCCGAATCGCTGCGGCTCATCGGCCCTCAAGCAGATGAGAACAATGTAACGGTTGGCGTCATCGAACACGAGGGTGTGCCTAACATTTTGGGCGATGTAGAGTTCCTACGCTCTGTTTTCAACAATCTTCTTGTGAATGCAGTGCAGGCAATTGGCAACAACGGCGGATACATTTCGATCAAAATAAGTGCAGAGGACCAGAGCCGGTTTGTCGATTTCGAGGTTGCCGACAACGGACCGGGCATCGCAAAAGAAGATATAGCCAAGATCTTTGAGCCGTATTTTTCAACAAAAGAGACCGGCACGGGCCTTGGGCTGGCGATCGCGCAAAAGGTCGTTGAGATGCACGGCGGCACGATCGAGGTCGAGCAGGCTGAGAGCGGCGGCACCAAGTTCATCGTCCGGCTGCTGAAAGAAAATCAAAGCAAAAATTGA